Proteins co-encoded in one Thamnophis elegans isolate rThaEle1 chromosome 1, rThaEle1.pri, whole genome shotgun sequence genomic window:
- the CHP1 gene encoding calcineurin B homologous protein 1, which produces MGSRASTLLRDEEIEEIKKETGFSHSQITRLYSRFTSLDKGENGTLSREDFQRIPELAINPLGDRIINAFFPEGEDQVNFRGFMRTLAHFRPIEDNEKSKDQNGPEPLNSRSNKLHFAFRLYDLDKDDKISREELLQVLRMMVGVNISDEQLGSIADRTIQEADQDGDSAISFAEFVKVLEKVDVEQKMSIRFLH; this is translated from the exons ATGGGCTCTCGGGCGTCTACGCTGCTTAGGGACGAGGAGATCGAGGAGATCAAGAAGGAGACGGGCT tttCTCATAGTCAGATTACTCGTCTATACAGTCGGTTTACTAGCCTGGACAAAGGAGAGAATGGTACCCTAAG CCGTGAAGACTTTCAACGCATTCCAGAACTTGCTATTAACCCATTGGGGGATAGGATTATCAATGCCTTTTTTCCAGAAGG AGAAGATCAGGTGAATTTCCGTGGATTCATGAGAACTTTGGCCCACTTCCGACCTATTGAAGATAATGAAAAAAGCAAAGACCAGAATGGGCCAGAACCTCTTAATAGCCGGAGCAACAAATTGCACT tTGCTTTTCGATTATATGACTTGGATAAAGATGATAAAATTTCTCGAGAGGAACTTCTTCAG GTCTTGCGGATGATGGTTGGTGTAAATATCTCTGATGAACAACTTGGTAGTATTGCTGATAGAACAATCCAGGAAGCTGATCAAGATGGTGACAGTGCAATCTCCTTTGCAGAGTTTGTAAAA GTTTTGGAAAAAGTGGATGTAGAACAAAAAATGAGTATCCGATTTCTTCACTGA